CCGACTGGAGCGAGCACGCCGCCGGGACGAATGCGCCGGGGACAGCCCTCGCGCTGGACCGCGAACTACAGATCTGCGGCACCGAACACTTCTCCCGGATCGTCCATCCGTGGAGTTGCACTGCGGTACCGGTCCACGATCCGCGCAGCGGTGCGCTGCTGGGAGCGATCGACCTGACCGGCGATCTGTCGGTGGCCACGCCGCAGACGCTGGCGTTGGTCCGAGCCACCGCGGTGGCCGTCGAGAACCAACTCGCACTGCTGCGTCTCGCCGGCCCCGACGACGGCGCGCGGGAGGGGGCACTGCTCTCGGTACTCGGCGCCGACCGGCCGCGCTGGCAGGCGGGTGCGGCAGGCCCGGTCGTGCTCACCGGTCGCCATGCCGACATCTTGGTGCTACTGATCCGTCACCCGGAGGGGTTGAGCGCCGACCATCTGGCGATGCTGCTCGACGACAAGGATCTCGACGTCGTCACCATCCGCGCCGAGATGTCGCGGCTGCGCCGGGTCATCGGCGGTGACCACATCGCATCGCGCCCGTACCGACTCGTCGGAACGGTGGCCAGTGACATGGGTGATGTGCTCGATGCCCTTGAGGCCGGGGATGTCGCGGGTGCGCTGTCCGCATACGCCGGTTCGCTGTTGCCGCAGTCGGTGTCGCCGGCCATCGCGCGGTTGCGCACCGAATTGACCACCAGCCTGCGCGGTGCGGTGCTCGCCGAATCCGCGCGCGGCAACCTGGCGCTGTTGCGGCATTGGCTGGGTCTTCCGGACGGTCGGGATGATCGCCGGGGCTGGCAGTTGCTCGCCGAGCACGGTGCCGTCGACCCCGTGGAGCGGGCTCGCGCCCGGGCCCACCTGATCGGACTCGACGCCGAACTCGGCTGAACGAAACTGCGTTGCCAATTGCAACCGTCATGCAACGTTGCAACCCCTAGGTTGAGTGACGACCGACACACTCGAAAGTGTCCGAACGCAGGAGAATGCCATGACTGTTTACGCACGTCCGGGCGCAGAGGGCGCCCTGATGTCGTTCGACGCCCGCTATGACAACTACATCGGCGGCCAGTGGGTGGCCCCGAACGCGGGCCGCTACTTCGAGAACCGCACTCCCGTCACCGGTGAGGTGTTCTGCGAGGTCGCCCGCTCCGACGAGTCCGATATCGAGAAGGCTCTCGACGCCGCGCACGCCGCCGCGCCGGCCTGGGGTAAGAGCACCGCCGCCGAGCGCGCGATCATCCTCAACAAGATCGCCGACCGGATCGAGGAGAACCTCGAAGCGATCGCGCTGGCCGAATCGTGGGACAACGGCAAGCCGATCCGCGAGACGCTCAACGCCGATATCCCGCTGGCCGTCGACCACTTCCGCTACTACGCCGGCGCCATCCGGGCGCAGGAGGGCTCCCTCTCGGAGATCGATCCCGAGACGGTGGCCTACCACTTCCACGAGCCGCTCGGCGTCGTCGGACAGATCATCCCCTGGAACTTCCCCATCCTGATGGCGGTCTGGAAGCTGGCACCCGCGTTGGCCGCAGGCAACGCCATCGTCCTCAAGCCGGCCGAGCAGACGCCGGTCTCGGTGCTCTACTTGATGTCGATCATCGGTGACCTGCTGCCCGCCGGTGTGCTCAACGTGGTCAACGGTTTCGGCGTCGAGGCGGGCAAGCCGCTGGCCTCGTCCAACCGGATCGCCAAGATCGCCTTCACCGGCGAGACCACCACCGGCCGGCTGATCATGCAGTACGCCAGCCAGAACCTGATCCCGGTCACCCTGGAACTCGGCGGCAAGAGCCCCAACATCTTCTTCAACGATGTGCTGGCCGCCAACGACGACTACCAGGACAAGGCATTGGAGGGCTTCACGATGTTCGCCCTCAACCAGGGCGAGGTGTGCACCTGCCCGTCGCGCAGCCTGGTCCAGGCCGATATCTTCGACGAGTTCCTCGCGATGGCCGCGATCCGCACCAAGGCAGTCCGCCAGGGCGACCCGCTGGACACCGAGACGATGATCGGCGCGCAGGCCTCCAACGACCAGCTGGAGAAGATCCTGTCCTACATCGAAATCGGCAAGAGCGAAGGTGCACAGGTGATCACCGGCGGTGAGCGGGCCGACCTCGGCGGTGACCTCAACGGCGGTTACTACGTCGCCCCGACGATCTTCACCGGTCACAACAAGATGCGGATCTTCCAGGAGGAGATCTTCGGACCGGTTGTCGCGGTGACCTCGTTCAAGGATTACGACGATGCCATCGATCTGGCCAACGACACCCTCTACGGCCTCGGCGCCGGAGTGTGGAGCCGCGACGGCAATACCGCCTATCGTGCCGGGCGCGATATCAAGGCGGGCCGGGTGTGGACCAACTGCTACCACCAGTACCCGGCGCACGCGGCGTTCGGCGGGTACAAGCAGTCCGGCATCGGACGCGAGAACCACCTGATGATGCTCGATCATTACCAGCAGACCAAGAACCTGCTGGTGTCTTACAGCAGCAAGGCGCAGGGTTTCTTCTAAACTGCACCCACGATCTCCGCGGGCGTGAGCTTGGGTTCGAAACTCCCCCCGATCTCCGGCTCAAGCTCACGTCCGCGGCTGCACCACCCTCAACTGCACAAGAACCCATCTCGGCGTCAGGAGCAGCGTTGCCCAAATTCGTCGCGGCCATCGACCAAGGCACCACCAGCACCCGTGCGATGATCTTCGATCACGCCGGCGCGGAGGTGGGACGCCACCAACTCGAGCACGAACAAATCATGCCGCAGGCGGGCTGGGTCGAGCACAACCCGGTGGAGATCTGGGAGCGCACCGCGTCGGTGCTCACGTCAGCGCTCAACAAGACCAATCTGCAAGCCGAAGATATTGCGGCACTGGGCATCACGAACCAGCGTGAGACCACGCTGGTGTGGAATCGCCATACCGGGCGTCCGTACTACAACGCGATCGTCTGGCAGGACACCCGAACCGACCGCATCGCCACCGCACTGGACCGCGACGGCCGGGGCGATGTGATCCGGCAGAAGGCGGGTCTGCCACCGGCGACCTACTTCTCGGGCGGCAAGATCCAGTGGATCCTCGATAACGTCGACGGGGTACGCGAGGCCGCCGAGAATGGGGATGCGATCTTCGGTAACAGCGACAGCTGGGTGGTGTGGAATCTGACCGGTGGTCCGCGCGGCGGCGTGCACGTCACCGATGTCACCAACGCCAGTCGCACCATGCTGATGAACCTGGAGACCCTGGACTGGGACGACGAACTGTTGTCGTTCTTCGGGATTCCGCGCCAGATGCTGCCGCAGATCCGGCCGTCGTCCTCGCCGGAACCCTACGGG
The sequence above is drawn from the Mycolicibacterium neoaurum VKM Ac-1815D genome and encodes:
- a CDS encoding helix-turn-helix domain-containing protein, with product MVVARTSGSRAQPAKVRAVHDLFVAGQVDAAYLDSSPLRRIVAESWQRSLATGVDPDTGGRATEAAKALDDLRRSHPLAPTLPLIRRLLVEDAVDAGVVVAITAADGTLLWVEGDRRAIRKAEAMNFVPGTDWSEHAAGTNAPGTALALDRELQICGTEHFSRIVHPWSCTAVPVHDPRSGALLGAIDLTGDLSVATPQTLALVRATAVAVENQLALLRLAGPDDGAREGALLSVLGADRPRWQAGAAGPVVLTGRHADILVLLIRHPEGLSADHLAMLLDDKDLDVVTIRAEMSRLRRVIGGDHIASRPYRLVGTVASDMGDVLDALEAGDVAGALSAYAGSLLPQSVSPAIARLRTELTTSLRGAVLAESARGNLALLRHWLGLPDGRDDRRGWQLLAEHGAVDPVERARARAHLIGLDAELG
- the exaC gene encoding acetaldehyde dehydrogenase ExaC; the encoded protein is MTVYARPGAEGALMSFDARYDNYIGGQWVAPNAGRYFENRTPVTGEVFCEVARSDESDIEKALDAAHAAAPAWGKSTAAERAIILNKIADRIEENLEAIALAESWDNGKPIRETLNADIPLAVDHFRYYAGAIRAQEGSLSEIDPETVAYHFHEPLGVVGQIIPWNFPILMAVWKLAPALAAGNAIVLKPAEQTPVSVLYLMSIIGDLLPAGVLNVVNGFGVEAGKPLASSNRIAKIAFTGETTTGRLIMQYASQNLIPVTLELGGKSPNIFFNDVLAANDDYQDKALEGFTMFALNQGEVCTCPSRSLVQADIFDEFLAMAAIRTKAVRQGDPLDTETMIGAQASNDQLEKILSYIEIGKSEGAQVITGGERADLGGDLNGGYYVAPTIFTGHNKMRIFQEEIFGPVVAVTSFKDYDDAIDLANDTLYGLGAGVWSRDGNTAYRAGRDIKAGRVWTNCYHQYPAHAAFGGYKQSGIGRENHLMMLDHYQQTKNLLVSYSSKAQGFF